Genomic DNA from Candidatus Koribacter versatilis Ellin345:
GGCGGCCAGAAGGATTACAACGTTCGCGCCGACTGGTTAGTGAAGAAAAACATCGCCCTGTCTGGATTTGTTCAGTACGAGCACTGGAGTTTCCCGCTGCTGGCGGCGACCCCGCAAAACAACGTAGCAGCGTGGTTGTCCATCACCATCGATCCGAAATTGGAATGGGGTCACGCCCGCACTGCGCTCCATCGTGATTCCACGAGTCGTCCGTCTACTCAGGATTTAAAGCAGGAGTAACTGCTGAATTGGAACAGCTATGAAGAATTGGTTGTTGATCGGGATTGTGGCCCTCAGTTCCTGGACGTTTGCCCAGACTGATGCCCATCCAACTGCCTCGTCGAATGAGTTTCCAACGCGAGGGCAACACGTTAAGACGCTGTTGATCGGGCCTGGCGACCTATTGGATTTGAACGTCTATGACGTGCCGGAACTCATCCTCAAAGTTCGTGTTGACGACAACGGGGATGTGTCGATTCCGTTGATCGGTCAGCAGCATTGGGGCGGCCTCACGACTGTGCAGGCGGCTGACCTTGTCACAAAAAAGCTCATTGAGGGTGATTTTGTGAAGAACCCCGAGGTATCGATTCTGGTGGACGAGTTCGCGACACAAGGGATATCCATCTCCGGCGAGGTGAATCAGCCCGGTATTTATCCGCTGCTCGGGCCTCATCGCCTTAACGATGCGATCTCGGCGGCCGGTGGCCTCTCGCCCCGAGCCGGACGGACCGTAACTATTGTCCATCGCGCCCACGTGGACGAGCCGGTGATCATCGATCTCCCAAATTCGCGCAACATGGTGGAAGCCAATGTCGAGTTGGAGCCGGGTGATTCCATACTCGTATCGAAGGCCGGTGTCGTCTATGTCATGGGAGAAGTTATTCGTCCAGGCGCCTTTCTCATGGAAAACAACACACGAATGACGATCCTCCAGGCCGTCACGATGGCTCAAGGTCCAACCAACATTGCGGCGCTTGGCGGTACGAGAATCGTGCGCAAAACTCCTCAGGGTGTGCAGCAGTTTCCGGTCGCCCTCGACAAGATAACCAAGGGTGTAATTCCTGACCGACTTCTCGATGCCGACGATATTGTCGTCTTGCCGAAGAGTGGCGTTAAGATCGCTGGCCAGATTACGGCCCGCTCCGCCGTGGCTGCAGCTGCGGCCCTTGCTGTGTACGCGATACGTTGAGATTAATCAGGTTCATCGGTACCAATTCGATGAAAACTGCGGACTGCGAGTCGTAAGTGGAAAAGTTCTCACAAATCGAAAATGTTCAAGGTGCGTCACGTACCAGCTGGGCAGACGTGCAGGAAGATCGCGAAGCGGATCTCCTGCATGTGCTGTATGTGTTGCGTCGTCACCTCCAAATGATCATCGGTGTCACCGCATTCGGTGTCCTCGTTGCAATCCTCTTCTGCCTATTCATGAAACCGCGCTACGAAGGCATGGCAGATTTAAACGTGCATCCTGAAGAATCTGCTGCGCTCGACATGGGCGCGCTTGGAGACCTGGCGACCGGCGCGGGTGGCTTAGATTGGAGTTCCAAACTCGAGACACAAGCGCGCATCTTGAAGAGCGACACTCTGGCGTGGGATGTGATCTCCCAATTGCGGCTCGATCAGAATGAGGCGTTCGCAACCAAGTCGCTCTTCGGTCGGTCTTTGCAAACGCCCGTAGGGAAGGACGTCAGTTCCGTCGATGAGGCACGCAAATCCAAGCTGCTTACGCGCTTTTCCAAGGCCCTTCGTGTTGAAGCTGTTCCGAAGACTCAGGTAATAGAGATTCGGTTCCGCAGCACCGATCCAGCGCTCGCCGCGAAGGTCGTCAATACGCTCACCTCGTCGTATATGCACCACAATTTCATGACTCGCTTCGAAGCGACGATGCAGGCGTCAGCTTGGTTGCAGCAGCGCTTGACGGAGCTCAAGAACAACGTCGAGGAGTCTCAGCGAAAACTCGCGGAGTATCAATCGAAAGCGAACATCATCGGAACCGACGAAACGGACAATCTTGCAGTTTCTGATCTTACCGACGTCAGCAAGCAGCTGACCGATGCAGAATCCGACCGGATCATGAAAGAAGCCAAGTATCGGCTCGCCCAGACCGGCAATCCGGAGCTGATTGGCACCATACTTCCGGATAGCGTGTTGCCGGTTCTCCGCTCACAAGAAGCCGATCTCAGAAATCAATTGGCACAGTACAGTACCAAGTTTGGCTCGAACTATCCAAAAGTGATCCAGCTCAACAATCAGTTGGCACAAACGGACGCCTCGTTGAAAAAAGAAATCCGAGACATCGAGGAACGCTTCCGCACTGAGTATGAATCGGCGAAACGTACCGAAGATCAACTGCGAGCTTCAGTTGAAAACCGTAAGAAGGAGGCGTTCTCGCAATCGGCCAAGTTCAGCCAGTACGACATTCTCAAAAATGAAGTAGCGTCTGGCCGGAGTCTATACGAAGACCTCCTTCGCAAACTGAACGAAGCGGGAATCGCGGCCGGGTTGAAGTCAACCAATGTTGATGTGATCGACCCTTCGGCGGTACCTCAGCTTCCGGTCTTGCCGAATGTTCCGCTCTTTATCGCGCTTGGGTTGTTTGGTGGCGCATTCCTTGGGGTGTGCAGCGCATTCGTGAAGGAGAGCATCGACCAAACCATCAGTTCGCCCGAGGATGCGGAGGAGATGGCTGGCATCTCGACCATCGGCTTGATTCCTCACTTCTCGATGGAGGGACTCAATGCTCTCGCGACTGAAAATCAGTCGGTTCTAGCTCGGGTACCTCTCGCCGCAGACCGCCCCCAGTCGAAGCTCGCAGAAGCCTTCCGTGCCCTACGTACCTCTCTCCTCCTTGCCAATGCTGGAGCGCCTCCGAAAGTCATCATGATAACGAGCGCACAACCTGGCGATGGCAAGAGTACCGTGAGTGTCAACATTTCAGCTGTGTTGGCACAGTCAGGTGCCCGAGTGTTACTCGTTGATGCGGACTTGCGCCGCGGCGTGCTCGCCAGAAATCTCAAGGTGATGCCAGAGGGAGGCCTTAGCGAGTGCCTCGCAGGACGAAAGTCTTGGCGCGATCTGATCATCCCGGTGAACGGCGTTGCGAACATGTGGGTGCTTCCGGCCGGCCATCGGCCTCCGAGCCCGGCTGATCTTTTCACCTCCAACAAAATGGAGGAAATCCTGAATGAGTGGCGCGGAGCGTTTGACCACGTCGTGATCGACACTCCTCCGGTTGTTGCAGTGACAGATGGCGTCGTTCTTTCGCAAAAAACGGATGCCGTGCTCCTGATTGCGCGCGCGTCGAGAACTGGCCGACACCCGCTGCGTCATGCGCGCATGCTGCTGGCGAAGGTTCGTGCAAATGTCGTCGGCCTGGTTGTGAATGACTTCGATGCGAAAGCGAAATACTACGGGTACTCATACAGTTACGACAAGTACTACGTCGAGGATAAAACCGAGACGACCGTTAACAACTAAGTTGCAACATTTGAGTGCCTGAGGGAACCAATACGTGAGAAAGTCGCTGATATTTGCGGGGCTAATCTTTTGCGGCAGGGTCCTGTGCTACGGACAAGCCGCCCAAGATGATTCTGACCCGCTCAACTTAAGCGACATCCTCGCCTTGCGCCGGGCGGCTCCCTCAGCAACCGCTACCACGTCGGAGGAAAGGACGAACCGGCTCGGTGCGAGTTCAAATGCAAGTACTCAATCAAGTACAGTTTCTTCAACCGATCCCGCCAGCTTGCAGTCCGCCGACCACAGCGCGAAGTTCGAGATGCCCAACCAGCGTTCCACCGCGAATGCATCCACCAAAGCCGGAAGGACGAATCGTTCCGCCATCTGCTTTCAGCCAGGTGTGGGGTGGATATCAATACCCCCTGCGTCGCGAAGCGCTTCGAGTACGGGATCGCAACTCGTAATTCCCAAAGCTGTTCCGGCCTATGAACTCCGAACAAATGCGGCTCTCGCCGCCACCTCCTCGTCTTGTCCTGAAGGTCTGACTCAACTGGGAAAAGGAACTGCCGCACTGAGTCAGGAGCGACCAGACTTAATGAGCCGGTTCGGCGCGGCAGCCGACTCGGGCCTGCCGCGCGAACGACTCAAAGATCTATCAGAGAAGCCAACTTCTTCGCCAACTGCTGATCGCCCGAGTTCGCCAAATGCCCGTGATTCTGCATCATTCGCAGGGAACCGGAAACAGCCTGCTCAGAGCGCCTTCCAGCAAGGCACCGCACCTAACACAATCAGTCGTACTGGGGGTGGGCCGTCCTTCAGCAGCGCGAAATCTGTCAATGCAACGTTCACACCCAAAGAGATCCGCGCATACGAGGGACTGGTCGAGAGCTGTAAGAAGATGGACGAGCTGGGTAATGAAGGAATTTCGAGAGTTAAAGCCGAAGGCCACTTGTCCACGGGCCGCATGGAACAATTCGTCAAGACTTGTTCAGACATAAAGAACAAATCTCGCCGATCGGTGATTACTTCCATGCGCAAACACCAGATCAAATAGTCGGCGGACGAAACTGAACAACAGACCTGCAAAAATTCAATGAGTCAAAAAGAACGTACTGCATCCACCGACGACCCGCGGGTGAATTGGCATTTAGAGGACGATTCACTTCCATCCGTCGAAATTCCTGTTCAGGTCGGCAAGCCACGTTCTCTCAAGGCGAACGTCATTTGGACCCTATGCGGTAATTTCATCTACGCTTTCTCGCAGTGGGCCATGCTCGTTTGTATCGCTAAATTAGGGGATCCGACGATGGTCGGACAATTCGCATTCGGATTGGCGGTGAGTGCTCCCATTTACATGTTCACCAACATGCAACTCCGGTCCGTGCAAGCCACCGATGCGAAAAGCGAGTACCGCTTCTCAGAGTATTTCGGGCTCCGCATGCTGGCCAGCGTCGCCGGTCTTCTTGCCGTCTGTGTTGTCTCGGCGCGCAGTTCTTCAATGCGTACTACCGCGCTCGTGGTGTTCGGCGTCGGCCTTGCTAAGTTCATGGAAAGCGTGAGCGACGTAATCTACGGGCTCTGCCAGAAACACGAGCGCATGGACAGCATCGCGATCAGCATGTCCATAAAAGGGCTTGGATCTGTTGCCGCACTTGTGGGCGTCCTTCGCTACACCCACAACTTGGTTTATGCGGTGCTCGCCATGGCCGGGTGGTGGGCTCTACTGCTGCTGTTTGTCGACCTTCGTTGGGCACATAAATTCGCACAGATCGACCCCGCGGACCAGGGCACGATTATTCCTTCGTTCGAACGGAAAATACTCTTCTCGCTTGGCGTCCTGGCGCTCCCCATGGGCATCCAGACCATGCTCGCCAGCCTGACAACCAACATTCCGCGATATGTCATTCAGCACGACATGGGCGCCGCGGCATTAGGTCTCTATGCCGCCATGGCTTACTTCATGCTCGCGGGACACACCGTCATCGCTGCGGTTGGCAATTCCGTCCAAGCCAGACTGGCGCGGCATTGGCAGCAATCCCTGCCACTCTTTCGGCGCTTGCTGGTTCGCTGCGCGGTCTTTGCCTTCGGCATGGGAGCGCTCGCAGGAGTGATTGCGCTTGGGGCCGGCAAACCGCTTCTCACCCTCTTCTACCGGCCAGAGTATGCGAAGAACCACAACGCATTCACGGTACTCATGTTCGCCACCGGCTTCTATTATGTCGGATCGATGCTCGGCGCCGGCGTGGCAGTGGTGCGGCGCTTCTGGCTCTTTACGGTGCTCTACGCCAGCGTTCCGCTCGTCGCATTAACGTCCTCGATCGTGCTTGTCCCGCGCTCAGGCTTGATGGGAGCGGCCATCGCAACCCTCATCTTTTGCGTGGCAAACGCCGTGGTTCCGATGATCGTTATCGCGCAGGCGTATAGACAACGCGTCGGTGCGCTTCCGGGGGTCGCCCCTTTAAGCGAACCTGCATGAGAAATCGCCCAAGTGCAAGAGATGTCGTCGAGACAACACTGAAGGCGTGTCCGTACTGAACCGCAAGAAGCCGAAGCTCAGACGTGTCTGCAGTCTCCCTGTGCCGAGAATTGCTCCGTTCGTCGCAGCGCTGAGGCGAGAATTGCTGGAATTCAAACAAGACGCGCGGATAGAATGGCACTAACTCCTGGAGCCGATCACACCGCACTCTGAATGGCCAATCCGCGCGCATTTCCGACAATCGACGAATATCTCCGCGAACGACTGATGCCTGTGGAGGGCGCGATCCCGCGCCTTCGCGGTATCGAGATGTACGGAGATTCAATTGCCGCGGCCACCGTCGGTGGCGATCTGTTCGAGTACATCAACTTCCAGCAGCGGTATGACATTGACGCGCGTATCGAACGCGCCCAACGCCTCTCCCGGGAGTTTCTCGAGCCCCTTCCTGCGGGTATGCCGGTCCGCAATTCGGTAGACGATCAAGTTCAATGGATGAAGTCGAGGCGTGACTTCCAACCTGAGATGGAAGTGGAGTACCGGTTCTCCAAAAGCTCAGAGCAGGTGCGGGTCGCCGAGGACCTCAAAGAACTCTACACAACCGCGGGAGTTCTGTTGGTGGACGCGCAGGGCCACGGCATCATCTCGGCGAAGATTGCCTCCACCGTGCACGATACCTTTCATGCGCTCATGCTCACGGAATTGGACCGCTATGGACGCACCACCCCTGAGCTCTTCGAAAACCTGAACCTGCGCCTCGCGCAGTCGGTCACCGCGCGCAATGCACTTGGGATCCTTGACGGTGGGAATGCCCGGGAAATCGCCACCATGCTCTATGGAGAAGTGCGGCCCGGCGGTCGTTTCCGTTTCGTGAATTTTGGGCATCCGCCGCCGCTGGTGTTCTCTGCGGAATTTTCCCGGTTGGTGGAAATCAACGACGACTACATGGTGCAGTTCCTCGCTCTGGGCCTGCAACTTCCCGCCGATCATCCGGATCGCAAGAAGTACTACTCCATGAATTTGCGGGAGCGCGAGTTCATGTCTTCGGATATTGCCGAAATTACCTTGATGAGCCCCGGCGACATCGCGATCCTCTATACCGATGGCGTTTACGACGGCAGTGATGCCGAGTCTCGCGTACAACTCCAATCCATTCTGCGCAACCACTACCGGGGATCGGCCAAGGAGATTTGCAACGCCCTGCTCGAACACGCTGTGAAGCAGGACGAGGTCTCCCGGGAGACCGGCGAACAGGACATGATTGACGACAAGACGGTCTTTGTCATCAAGCGGACCGAATAGCGTCCCGTCCCACCGGCACCTTGCTCCTATACCAACGTCCAATTGTTTTCCCCTGCGTCCACGCGCATCCTCCTCAACAGGAACGCGAGTTGCTTTCCGCTGAACTCACCTCCGCAGGAGAAAACGACATGGCAAACGTGGACTACGAAGTCGGCGCCAGCGCGGCGAACGAAACCAAAGCAATCAAAGTTGATATGAAGTTCGAGATCGTTGTCATCCCGGTTTCGGATGTTGATCGCGCGAAAGCATTCTATGCGCGCCTCGGTTGGCGGCTCGACGCCGACTTTGCCTCGGGTGACGACTTCCGCGTCATCCAGTTCACGCCCCCGGGTTCCGGATGCTCCGTGATCTTCGGCAAGAACGTCACTGCTGCAGCGCCGGGTTCCGCCCAGGGCCTGTACCTCATCGTTTCCGACATTGACGCCGCCCGTCAGCAGCTCGTTGACCTGGGCATCGAAGTCGGTGAAGTCTTCCACGGCGCGAACGGTGTCTACACCGGAACCGACGAGCCCTATCTGTTCGGACGCATTCGCGTCAGCGGCCCCGATCCCAATCATGGCAGCTATCGCTCGTTTGCATCGTTCCGCGATCCTGACGGCAATGGCTGGCTCTTCCAGGAGTTGACCACGCGCCTGCCGGGACGCATCGACTCCACCTCAACCACCTACGCCTCCACCAATGATTTGGCCAACGCCATGCGCCGCGCCGCTGCCGCGCACGGCAAGCATGAAGCGCGAATCGGCAAGGCCGACGCCAACTGGCCGGATTGGTATGCCGAGTACATGGCCAGCGAGCAGTCCGGAAAAGAACCGCCGCAGTAACCTCGGTTTAGTGCGCCGAACATCGGCGAATCAGCATCAACTTCTGGAGAGGTGCTCCTTTGTCGCGGCATTTCGACGCAATCATCATTGGTACCGGCCAAGCCGGCCCGTCGCTGGCGGCGCGGTTCTCGGATGCAGGCATGTCGGTGGCAATCA
This window encodes:
- a CDS encoding VOC family protein, whose product is MANVDYEVGASAANETKAIKVDMKFEIVVIPVSDVDRAKAFYARLGWRLDADFASGDDFRVIQFTPPGSGCSVIFGKNVTAAAPGSAQGLYLIVSDIDAARQQLVDLGIEVGEVFHGANGVYTGTDEPYLFGRIRVSGPDPNHGSYRSFASFRDPDGNGWLFQELTTRLPGRIDSTSTTYASTNDLANAMRRAAAAHGKHEARIGKADANWPDWYAEYMASEQSGKEPPQ
- a CDS encoding lipopolysaccharide biosynthesis protein, with product MSQKERTASTDDPRVNWHLEDDSLPSVEIPVQVGKPRSLKANVIWTLCGNFIYAFSQWAMLVCIAKLGDPTMVGQFAFGLAVSAPIYMFTNMQLRSVQATDAKSEYRFSEYFGLRMLASVAGLLAVCVVSARSSSMRTTALVVFGVGLAKFMESVSDVIYGLCQKHERMDSIAISMSIKGLGSVAALVGVLRYTHNLVYAVLAMAGWWALLLLFVDLRWAHKFAQIDPADQGTIIPSFERKILFSLGVLALPMGIQTMLASLTTNIPRYVIQHDMGAAALGLYAAMAYFMLAGHTVIAAVGNSVQARLARHWQQSLPLFRRLLVRCAVFAFGMGALAGVIALGAGKPLLTLFYRPEYAKNHNAFTVLMFATGFYYVGSMLGAGVAVVRRFWLFTVLYASVPLVALTSSIVLVPRSGLMGAAIATLIFCVANAVVPMIVIAQAYRQRVGALPGVAPLSEPA
- a CDS encoding polysaccharide biosynthesis/export family protein; this encodes MKNWLLIGIVALSSWTFAQTDAHPTASSNEFPTRGQHVKTLLIGPGDLLDLNVYDVPELILKVRVDDNGDVSIPLIGQQHWGGLTTVQAADLVTKKLIEGDFVKNPEVSILVDEFATQGISISGEVNQPGIYPLLGPHRLNDAISAAGGLSPRAGRTVTIVHRAHVDEPVIIDLPNSRNMVEANVELEPGDSILVSKAGVVYVMGEVIRPGAFLMENNTRMTILQAVTMAQGPTNIAALGGTRIVRKTPQGVQQFPVALDKITKGVIPDRLLDADDIVVLPKSGVKIAGQITARSAVAAAAALAVYAIR
- a CDS encoding PP2C family protein-serine/threonine phosphatase, coding for MANPRAFPTIDEYLRERLMPVEGAIPRLRGIEMYGDSIAAATVGGDLFEYINFQQRYDIDARIERAQRLSREFLEPLPAGMPVRNSVDDQVQWMKSRRDFQPEMEVEYRFSKSSEQVRVAEDLKELYTTAGVLLVDAQGHGIISAKIASTVHDTFHALMLTELDRYGRTTPELFENLNLRLAQSVTARNALGILDGGNAREIATMLYGEVRPGGRFRFVNFGHPPPLVFSAEFSRLVEINDDYMVQFLALGLQLPADHPDRKKYYSMNLREREFMSSDIAEITLMSPGDIAILYTDGVYDGSDAESRVQLQSILRNHYRGSAKEICNALLEHAVKQDEVSRETGEQDMIDDKTVFVIKRTE
- a CDS encoding GumC family protein, yielding MEKFSQIENVQGASRTSWADVQEDREADLLHVLYVLRRHLQMIIGVTAFGVLVAILFCLFMKPRYEGMADLNVHPEESAALDMGALGDLATGAGGLDWSSKLETQARILKSDTLAWDVISQLRLDQNEAFATKSLFGRSLQTPVGKDVSSVDEARKSKLLTRFSKALRVEAVPKTQVIEIRFRSTDPALAAKVVNTLTSSYMHHNFMTRFEATMQASAWLQQRLTELKNNVEESQRKLAEYQSKANIIGTDETDNLAVSDLTDVSKQLTDAESDRIMKEAKYRLAQTGNPELIGTILPDSVLPVLRSQEADLRNQLAQYSTKFGSNYPKVIQLNNQLAQTDASLKKEIRDIEERFRTEYESAKRTEDQLRASVENRKKEAFSQSAKFSQYDILKNEVASGRSLYEDLLRKLNEAGIAAGLKSTNVDVIDPSAVPQLPVLPNVPLFIALGLFGGAFLGVCSAFVKESIDQTISSPEDAEEMAGISTIGLIPHFSMEGLNALATENQSVLARVPLAADRPQSKLAEAFRALRTSLLLANAGAPPKVIMITSAQPGDGKSTVSVNISAVLAQSGARVLLVDADLRRGVLARNLKVMPEGGLSECLAGRKSWRDLIIPVNGVANMWVLPAGHRPPSPADLFTSNKMEEILNEWRGAFDHVVIDTPPVVAVTDGVVLSQKTDAVLLIARASRTGRHPLRHARMLLAKVRANVVGLVVNDFDAKAKYYGYSYSYDKYYVEDKTETTVNN